The Moorena producens PAL-8-15-08-1 genomic interval GACCTGCCATAATGCTACTGGAGAGGTAGTATATATTTTCATTACGTTGATACCGGGTTTCAAAACCACTGCGTCGTTGGCGATCTCCTAATACCCAATACCGTTGCACAATGGATTCTGGAGCCACCCAGCCTTCTCCCTCGACACGACCTAGGAAGCTGTGTTGTAAGACAAAGGTATACTTCGGCTCGCCAGTATCAAGACGCCCTAGATACTGGCAAGAGATATTCTCCCGTTCACTATTGGGAAACACCAGTCTTGTGACCATAGTAAACCAGTTTTCCCGACTCCAGGTAACCATAGTCCCACCTCTGACTACAATTAATTTTCCATTGCGTTCCAGCCAATTGCCCCGAAGTGTCCAGCGTCCTGCCTCCAATAAAAAGGTGTGAGCCACAGTGTTACTCTTTATCTGTTACTGAATATTACCCTCTCATCGTTCCCCACTCATTTTAGCTGCTATACCTAAGGTTGTGGGGTTTACCCCCTCAGGTTATACCATTGGCAAACTTCCAGGAGTAACCCAACTCCTACGGATCAACAGACAAACTAGTTTAAATCTCCCCCAGACTCACCCAACGGGGATTCTAAGCTGATATGGCAAGAGCAGCTTATTAACTGCTTTTGACAACCAACGCTTACACTGCCTATCTTGACGCAAAGCGGGAGTGGGGAAACCACGGCAGTCGCTCATGGGGGAAACCCCCAAGACCGCGCTGCCTCCCCGTGAGGCCACTGCATCGCTAAAATACCGAGTTTTAGGATGACTGGTGTTGCGATCTCGGAGAATACAGGTTTCCTAGACATACAGCCTCTGAAGCTCCGGTTACTTGAGGGAGATTGCCCGGAATACCGAGGTTACGCCAATGAGCCAAAACAGCAAATGCGATCGCTTCTTTAAAATCCCGACTTAACCCAACCTGGTCAGTGGTTAATACTGGCACCGAATCTAGTTTAATTTGCAGCCGTTGCTTCAAGTATAAATTGCTTGCCCCTCCACCACACAAGAGTACTTCATCTGGCATGTGAGGCAAGAAGTTGCGATAGCTCTCAACAATAGAGGCAACAGTGAGTTCTGTGAGTGTTGCCAGGAAATCAGCAGGAGCAAGGTTATAGGCTTCGCTTTCTACCAAACACTGGTTGAGGTAATCTAGACTAAACAACTCTCGTCCGGTAGATTTTGGTGGCGGTATCTTGAAGAACTCTTGAGCAAGCCACTGTTCGACCAGAGCCTCACAGGGAGTGCCACTCGCTGCCCACTCTCCATTGTAATCATAGGTTTTGCTACCGTTGGTAAAATACTCGACAGCCAGATCTAACAGGGCATTCCCCGGACCAGTATCCCAGCCATATACCTGTTCCAACCAGTTCCCTTCACTAACTGGCAAGTAAGTAACATTACTAATACCACCAATATTTTGGATACATCGGTTATGGGTGGATGACCGGAGAAAATAGGCATCTACTTTAGGAACCAGAGGCGCACCTTCTCCCCCAGCAGCAATGTCAGCCACACGGAAATTGCTGATGGTCTTGATACCGGTAATCTCAGCAATCACCTCTCCCCGTCCCAGTTGAAGGCTATATCCCAGAGTCGTTACAGGTTGAAGGTTAGCAGGTTTAAGGTTAGCAGGTTTAAGGTTAGCAGGTTCAAGGTTAGCAGGTTTAAGGTTAGCAGGTTTAAGGTTAGCAGGTTCAAGGTTAGTTTCCGTTGCAGGTTGTTCGCGAACACCATTAACCCCTAATGGTCGATGGTATACTGTTTGACCATGGGAGCCAATTAACTCAGCGGGGGGATGACCACTCCCAATTGCCAATGCTGCTTGGGCAAATTGAAATGCGATCGCATCATCCAATGCTGCCAATTCTGCTATGGATAGGGGACTTCCAGCACAGACAGCTAGAATTTTTTCCCTGAGTTCAGTGGGGTAGCCATAGGTAGCACCAGCCAGTAGCTCAATCTTTAAATCTAAGTCTGAGCCAGAAATCTCTACTAGTGCAGCATCGATGCCATCTACAGATGTACCGCTCATTAAGCCAATTACACGGGTCATCTTAAAATTGTGTTGGGTTAAGGTAAGCTAAAAGTACCAATATATGAGAAATACTGCAACTGATGGGTAACGGATGTAACGCATAGGAGGAGAGGGAAAAAAAACAGGTTTATTTTTAGCCTTATGTTAGCTACTGACTAGTAATTAATGTTTAGTTAGCCTATTGCTAACTATTTATTTTTAATTTCTAATATTACCACCTAACAATAACAAAACCCCTAAGACTTTAAGCGCAGGAATCAAAATAAGTTGCTAATAACTTTAGCTGAGCTATCTTAAGATTTGGGTAATTCTTGAATGTTGGCAGAAAGTCCAGCAAAAAAACCCTAAGCCCGAAGGAACGGCTCAGGGTGGTAATTAAATTTCATCTACTTCTTTTAACTCCACCATTTCTGCCACTGTATCCGGAAATCAAATAATCCTTTTCCTGTTCGCGTCGTACCTGGCACCGAAGCGCTAGGGTGTCTATGGGCTTTTGAAGTTTTCTCAAGAACCATTAGCCCCATAAAGCACACGAGCATTATCACACAAAATCCCCATAGCAACCGACTCCGCCTCCTTAGCAGTCAAATCGCCATCCTGAATCGCTCCTTCCAAAACCTGTGCCAATACTATCCGTCCCCACTTGGCTCCCAAGTAATATAATTCCGGGATATTGTGAGCATCAGAAGAATACATCAGTTTACTGGTTGGCACAAATTCCAATAACTGCTGCACCACGCTACGCATCCCAGGTACACTTAAAAAAGGCACCGCTAAGCCGAAATCTAAATACACCTGAGGATAGACGGCTGCTAAATAACCGGCTTCTTGGGTATAGGGATAAGAGCCATGGAGCAGGACAATGGGAGCGTTACGGAAGCGTTGGTTTTCGAAAAGCGATCGCATATAAACTGGATTAGCCAGCGGCAAGTCTAAATCTGGGTCACCAAACCCTGTATGAAACTGCACAGGTAGTCGATGTTTCGCCGCAATTTCTAAGGCTTGGGTAATCAAAAAATCAATTAAAGGCTTATCTACGAGCCGCAAGGGTTTTCCCCTCAAGACTTCTTGCTTGAAGCAATCAAAACATTCCTTAGCTACCTCCTGTGGTATCAGTTGGATATCCAAACCTGTACGATAGGCAGCAACACTCTTGAAGCCTACCACTTGTGGTGGAGGTGGATCAATGTTGTCGCGGAAATGGTCTAGGAAGGTAGCAAAGTCATCTATCTCACGGATGAGATTTTCTGCTAGATATTCCAAACGAAGGATCTGCTTTACTGGCAGAAATTGTTCATGCCATTCTCTAGGAAGAATCTCATTTGGCAAAAAACCATCATCTAAGAAAATTGCTTCTAGTTGAGATGATTGAAAACACTGCTGGGTGAGTTTTTTTAAGCCCAATTTCTGGCGATGTTCAAGAATTGCCTCTTCCTGTGGTTCACACTCTAAGAGTTGGGAAATATCCCGGAGGCTTCGTTTGTAGAAAAGGCTGTTACGGGCATGATGATTAATGATATCAGGATCATAGGCTTCACTGAAGAAGGCAGGATAGGGATAATTAGCAGCAGCTTCAGGAGTTAGCAGGTTGTGAGCGTGTTGGTCAATAGCGGTGATAGTCCACAGGTTAATCATTTTAGATTATTAGATGGTACAGATAATTGTCTGGTAGTTAGGGTAAGAAGATTTTTAGTGAACCACGAAGGCACAAACTACCCGAAAAAGTCTAGGGACTGTTTCGAGGATTGGTAGCGATCGCTTTGCTTGGTGGTGGGGTAAAACATGTCGATGGTGATACCTGTAACTGTCTCTTTGGCAGGATTGCTGGGAATATTATGAGTGTAACCCCTAATTGTAAGTCAACTAGAATACTCCTTCAGCACCAAAGATGAAAAATTTACCGTTTCAAGTAGTCGTATCCCTAGCTACTTTGATCACGACAAGTATGGCTAGTGCTAATGCTGAAACTGTCGTTGCTCAGATGGATTTTGACCGCCGTAACGCCTTGACCGAAAATCCTGAGGGCGCAAGCCCCTGGATTATATCCATGGGGTTAGCCCGAACAGGAATTTATTCCCTAAATCTCTTTTTGATTTTTGACGTACCTTTTAATTGTTTCTAGGGGAGCGCCTCCCACTGTGGACAGGAAATAAGAATTAGTCCATAAAGTAGGTAGTCGGCTCTTTAGATGGGGAAATTGTTCTCTGAGATATCTACTAGTTGCTCCTTTAAATCGTTTAACAACTCTGTGAATGCCAAATTGTGGGTCGCATTCACAGAGCAAGTGAACATGGTCAGGCATCACCTCTAATTCAATAATTTCAACTTGGATCTCTTTTGCTATTTGATGGAGGAGTTCTTTTAATCTTGCTTCTACCTCTTCTACTAAGACTGGTCTGCGGTACTTTGGGCACCACACGACGTTGTATTTACACAATTAAATAATATTTTTGTTGTATTTATAATTGCTTACCATTTTGCCCTTGACATTATCTTAATGTTATGTATATATAATAAAAGTAAACGCAAGATAATGTCAAGGAGGTGATAAAGTGTTAACAATGGAGTTCAAAGCCATCCTAACTGAGGGTCAACAGGAAGCTGTAGACGAAGCTATTCGCACTTCTAAATTTGTGCGGAATAAAGTTCTACGTTACTGGATGGACAATAAGGGTATTGGCAAAAAGGAACTCTATCGTTACAACACTCAGTTAAGAGATGAATTTGGATTTGTTAAAGACCTTAATAGCCACGCTTGCCAGGCTTCGGTAGAGAACGTAGAGCGTGCTATCAAGCGTTTTTTTGATAATTGCAAAAAGAAGATTCCAGGCAAAAAGGGTTACCCAAAATTCAAAAAGTATTGTCGCTCTGTTGAATACAAGCAATCCGGGTGGAAATTATCACCAGACAAAAAATCCATTAGATTCACTGATCAAAAAAGTATTGGCAAAGTCAAACTCAAAGGAACTTGGGACTTATGGTGGTTCGACCATAAACTAATAAAGCGGGTTCGTATTGTCAAAAAAGCGGATGGCTATTATGTTCAGTTTTGTATTAAGGTTTGCCGAAACGAAGAAACCGAGTCTACAGGTTCTGTTGTTGGGTTAGATGTAGGACTGAAAGAGTTTTATACCGACTCTAATGGGTTTTCCGAGCCTAATCCCAGATTCTACAGAAAAAGCGAAAAGCACTTAAAATTTTGCCAACGCAGGCTTTCTCGAAAAAAGAAAGGTTCATCCAATCGTAATAAAGCCAGAAATAGACTAAGTAGGGCACACCTTAGAATAAGTAGGCAACGTAAAGAACATGCTAAGAGACTGGCACGTTGCGTAATCCGGTCTAACGACCTGGTCGCCTACGAAGATTTAAGGGTCAAAAACTTGGTAAAGAATCACTGCCTTGCTAAGTCTATTAATGATGCAGGTTGGTATCAGTTTCGAGAATGGTTAGAGCGTTTCGGTCAAGTGTTTGGGAAAGTCACTATTGCCGTCAATCCTGCCTATACAAGTCAGAATTGTTCGCAGTGTGGGAAAGTAGTTAAGAAATCTCTGTCAACCAGAACCCACACCTGTCAATGTGGCTGCACCTTAGACCGCGATCATAACGCTGCTAAAAACATACTTAATAGAGCCTTGAGTACCGTGGGGCACACGGAAACTTTATCAAACGCTTGGGGAGATTTGTCCTCTACTCTTCTTGGTCACGGCCTGGTTGAGCAAGACAATTCGATGAACCAAGAATCCCCTGGCTTATAGCCATGGGGAGTGTCAAAGAGAAAGTTGCTGCACAAGGGAGAATGATCAATCAGTTGTGGCAACAAGCCAGTCAGTTACGAGGAATTGGTAAGTATAGTGAAGAGATTACGATACGGTCGCAGATTGTAAAACTTCAGCCAGACTCTTTCTTAGCTTGGTATTGGCGAGGGGATACCTTCAGTAGCTTGGGCCAGTACGAAGCCGCGATCGCTTCCTATGATCAAGGGATTAAAATTAAGCCCAATTACCTTTTAGCGTGGTTTGAGAAAGGCAAGGCAAACCATAAACTAAAACGATACGATGCGGTGATTACGGCCTGGAAGCAAGCACTTTTAATTCAAGCCACATCAGAATTTGAACAGCAGTTGGTACAGACAATTATTCCCAAAAAAATTGCCAGTGTGCTGCTTTATGATTTGAAACGGTATTCTGAAGCGATCGCATTCTACAACCAAGTACTGGAAGTGGATGCCAAGGCTGCTTCAATTTGGATTGACCGAGGCACAGCTTTTTATCAACTCGGTCGATATGAAAAAGCAATCACCGATTGTGACAAGGCGATTCAACTTGATGCTCGAAACTCTCTGGCTTGGAAACAGCGAGGATTTGCCCTCTATCGCATCGGTCGCTACAAACATGCGATCGCTTCCTTTAAAAAAGCAGCAAAATACGAGCCTGACGATGTGGAAGTCGCTGGATTACTGACAGTTTTAGAAACTTCAGGAGAATCTCAAGGGCAGTTACAAACTTCACAGCAGAGACTGGTTGCGGTTCGCACTGAGATCAGCACGGCTGAAGAAAAACTCCTTCTCCTTCGTAGTAAAACTCAGACAGCAACAGCACAGCTTGAATCTTCTCAAGTTCAAGTGCATCAATCTCAGCAGCAGTTAGTTGCTCTCAGAGGCGACATTAAAAGCGCACAATCACAACTAGAATCCTCTCAAGTAAAAGTGCGTCAATCTCAGCAGCAGTTAGTTGCTCTCAGAGGTGACATTAAAAGCGCACAATCACAACTAGAATCCTCTCAAGTAAAAGTGCGTCAATCTCAGCAGCAGTTAGTCGCTCTCAGAAGCGACATTCAAAGCGCACAGTCACAACTAGAATCCTCTCAAGTAAAAGTGCGTCAATCTCAGCAGCAGTTAGTCGCTCTCAGAGGCGAAATTAAAACTACCCAAGAACGGCTTAAATCCTTCAAGGCAGAACGCCAAAGTTTAGAAAAGAAACTAGTGGCTGTGCGAGGGGAAATTAAAACTTCCCAAGAACGGTTAAAAGCCTCTCGCCGTGAACAACAAAGTTTTGAACAGAAACTAGTGGCTGTGCGAGGGGAAATCAAAACTTCCCAAGAACGGTTAGAAGCCTCTCGCCGTGAACAACGAAGCTTTGAACAGAAACTAGTGGCTGTGCGAGGGGAAATTAAAACTTCCCAAGAACGGCTAGAAGCCTCTCGCCGTGAACAACGAAGCTTTGAACAGAAACTAGTGGCTGTGCGAGGGGAAATCAAAACCTCCCAAGAACGGCTAGAAGCCTCTCGCCGTGAACAACGAAGCTTTGAACAGAAACTAGTGGCTGTGCGAGGGGAAATCAAAACCTCCCAAGAACGGCTAGAAGCCTCTCGCCGTGAACAACGAAGCTTTGAACAGAAACTAGTGGCTGTGCGAGGGGAAATCAAAACCTTACAAAAACAGCGAGACACTTTCCGCACTGAAGTACAAACATCACAAGAGCGTTTAGTTGCTCTTCGAGGAGAAATACGCAGTTTGGAAGAGAACATAAATGTATCTCAGGGAAAATTACGTCAGTTAAACGATAAAAAGCAAGTTGCAGCGGAGAATCTACGTGTTGCAGAAGTTCAGTACTGTGGTTTACAAGAAAAGCTGAGTGAATTGGAGGTAGCAATAAGCCGAATTAGGGGTACACAACAGGCATCATACGAAGTGAAACGTTGCCCTCTTGCTAATAAAAGATAGGGACGGTTGCGATTAGTTCAAGTTGGATTTTTTATCAGATCATATCCCCTTTTTAATTTAAAATAGAAACAACTATGCATAAGCATTCAGCTATCAGCTTAAAGCTTCTGCTAGCACCTCAAGTAGCTTGCGTGGCACAGGCTTTTGCCTTGGCCAAAAGGCCACGGGGGGCGCGTTTGGCCACGCTGTGCGAACGACGCGCTTGAGGTAGCGCATTAGCTGACGGCTGAATGCTTACCAATATCAATTGATTCAATATCGCTCTAATAAAAGCTCGACTTCTTCCTCCAACTCAAAATCTTTCATTGCCTCCCACTCGGCTTTCCTTACCGCTAGATAGGCTTGAGCCAATTCTACTCCTAAGGCATCCAACAGTAATTGATCAGCACTTAAGTTACCAATCGCTTCCCCTAAAGTAGTTGGCAATAACTCAATACCCCTCTCACTACGTTCTAATTCTGTCAAATGTCCTGGATCTACCGCCACGGCTTCTCCCAATTCCAAACTGTTACGAATTCCATCCAAGCCAGCCGCAATTACTGCTCCCAAGGCTAGATAAGGATTAGAAGAAGCATCAACAGTTTTCAGTTCAAAATTGCTTGGACTTCCACCGTCTGGGTTACTCGGTACCCTAACCGCAGCCTCTCGGTTATCGATTCCCCAACAACGGAACGCGCCACTCCAACAATGAGGGCGAATCCGTCGATAAGAATTAGTACTGGGTGTGGTTAGTGCCATTAAAGCAGGTAAATGCTGTAAAATTCCAGCAATAAACTGACAGGCGACTTGGGAAAGTCCCCCATCCCCTTCTGGATTGAGTAACAAGTTTTTCCCATCCCGCCATAGGCTGAGGTGGAGGTGACAACCATTACCAGCTTGGTCAGCTAGGATTTTGGGCAGAAATGAGGCAACCAGGTGATGTTGAAATGCGATCGCTTTTACTGTCTCCCGGAAGGCTATTTGTTGATCTGCCGCTGGTAGGGCTTGGGTATATAATATAGAAATTTCCTGTTGACCAGGACCACATTCTGGGTAATACTGCTCTACGGGCATCCCTTGCTCCACCAAGGCTTCAGCAATTTGGTCAATCACCTGCTGATGTTGATCCATTGCCAGCGTCGAGGCAAATACGGTATTGTCTACCGGTAGAATCCCCTCAGGGGTTGGCTGCAGCAGGTAAAACTCATTTTCAAATGCAGCAACCACTTGTAAGCCCTCACTTTCCGCTTCTGCTACCATCCTTTTGAGGAAGTTTCGGGGACAATACGGCCATGGGCTACCATTGTTGACCATATCCCCAAACACACGGGCATGACCAGGAGCATAGGGTAAGGAGGTTAAGGTTTCCCAATCCGGTACTAAGCGGATTTCACCGATGGGTCCCAAGCCACTGCCTGGGACTGGGACATCATACATCACCGGTAGAGCTTGCTGGGCTGCTGAAATGCCCACACCGTGTTTGAGGTAGTCTGGTAAGGTTTTCCGGTGGACTGCTTTACCACGGATTATGTTAGCATTGTCGCACCAAAGGATACGCACAAATCGAATACCTAGTTGATCTATAGTTTTCAGGATTTTATTATTCATTCTCATACGCCTTTTTTTGAAATTATTAGTTTTTGTGGTGTTTAACTAGTAGCAAATATCCTCTCCAAAATCTAGACTAAGTATAGAATAATTAATGGTAAATTGTTACTATTGTTAGTAGTTAATGGTTACAGTAATTAAGCATAAATCGGGTTTTTTAATATAATTACTGGATTTCAACCTTTGATTTATAACCAGTTTGACTCCGTGGGTGGAACGGGCATCTTGCCCGTTTTATTTCCAGACTGGCGGTCTCAACAGTGGCGAAAAGGTAAAAAATGAGGGCTCGCCCGTCTTCTGTGCGCACCCTACGCACTACTGATAATGAGGTGCATTGATGACATAGCACTTTCTGACCCCTCATCCTACTAATACCACTATTACCCATCATTCCCCTATTCTTGACCTCCTCACTACCAAGATCAAGACTTATCGGTCAGGGATAAGGCTGAGATGGGAATCCTCAAACTGCTATCGTGACTACTCCTACATCAAATCAAAGATTATGATGTAGGCTTCTCAGATTTACAAATGAGATTTGCTGATCCTCGGCGGAGCCGACGCTTCGCGAACGATATCTTGTATCGATTTACCACAGCCATTCAGCGGCAGTCCAACCGCCATTAATGCACGATTCAAAATGTTGATACCACTGTTCCAGTCACGGTCAATCGAAACACCACAACTGGAACAATGATGAACGCGCTCACTTAAACTTTTCAAGGGCCCTAGATCCACAATTGAAGCACTCAATACTTGTCCGACGGGGGTCAACTTTCTGGAGTAACAAACCGCGTTTGACCGCTACTGCTTGTAAGATTTCCAGAAATGCCCCCCACGCCGCATCATGAGGTGCGACCCGTGGCGAATTTAATTCGCCAACGGAAAGCGCACCTAATATTGATTTGGCCAGTTTTGTTCTGGCAAGTCCTTTGATGTTTAAATCTTCATGAGCATAATGGTCGTAATTACTACATAACCAATGAGCAACTTGATAATGAAATTCCTTTCGGCAACGGGTTAAATGAAGGTGCAATAAAGCCACTTGATTCTTAGCTTTTTCCCAGTTTTGAGAACCCTTAACACGACGGGACAAAACCCGTTGGGCTTTTGCTAACTTGTCTTGAGCCTTTCGGTAAAACTGAGGAATTGCAATAGCCTCACCATCTGATGTGGTTAAAAATTTTTCTAAACCCACATCAATACCAACAGACGATTTAACTGAATCTACAGCAAGAAACTCAGGGAGAGTATCATCTTTCATTGAAATGCAACAATACCAACCGTCTGCTTTTTTAACGATAGTGCATTGTTTGAGACTGAAACCGTCCGGTATGGGTCTGTGCATTACCACAGGTCTCTCACCAATCCGACTCAGCTTAAGCACTCGATCTTTTAGATGTGCTCCCGCTCTGGAATTGTTAACCCGTGGGAATACAAAAGATCGCAAGTCACCAGTTTTCTTAAACCGTGGTCGTCCCCCTCGTTGACCATTAACATCAGGTTTTCGCCATCTATCCCATGCTTTATTAAGCCGTTGTAGGTTAACCTGCTGAGTTTCTGTGTAGATTTGTTTGTACTCAGGGAACAACTGCTTAGTTTCTTTAAGGGCGGCTTGCTGGGTGTAGTAGTTGACAGGTTCCGGAATTTCACCAATCGGCTCACTCACAAGACTGCAACGGTCAATCGGGGTTCTAGTCCGCTTGAGCCAGTCAAGCCGTTGCCCTAGAGCATAGTTCCAGTGACGACGCAACAATTCAAGCCATCTCTCCATGATGGCTATCTGTTCGTCACTAGGCTTGATTCGATAGCAGTAAGTTAACAGCATAATGTTATTGTACTACTTGCGATCTGTTGAGAACCAAGATACCCCGTCGGGCAATTCCCCTCCCGCGTGCGTCAAAGATTATAACGGGAGACCCCTTGCCCGTTTAGTTGGAATGTGTTAACTTGTGCAACATTTAACCTGTACAAACCTACTCATCAGCAGGAATAACCTGTATAGCACCAGGTAAAAACCTGGTGGTTGATTAAACTAAGCCGGTGAGTCGCCCCACCGACTCGTCTTCAGAACCGGACATGACACTTTCGC includes:
- the tnpA gene encoding IS200/IS605 family transposase gives rise to the protein MCKYNVVWCPKYRRPVLVEEVEARLKELLHQIAKEIQVEIIELEVMPDHVHLLCECDPQFGIHRVVKRFKGATSRYLREQFPHLKSRLPTLWTNSYFLSTVGGAPLETIKRYVKNQKEI
- a CDS encoding amidohydrolase family protein, which produces MINLWTITAIDQHAHNLLTPEAAANYPYPAFFSEAYDPDIINHHARNSLFYKRSLRDISQLLECEPQEEAILEHRQKLGLKKLTQQCFQSSQLEAIFLDDGFLPNEILPREWHEQFLPVKQILRLEYLAENLIREIDDFATFLDHFRDNIDPPPPQVVGFKSVAAYRTGLDIQLIPQEVAKECFDCFKQEVLRGKPLRLVDKPLIDFLITQALEIAAKHRLPVQFHTGFGDPDLDLPLANPVYMRSLFENQRFRNAPIVLLHGSYPYTQEAGYLAAVYPQVYLDFGLAVPFLSVPGMRSVVQQLLEFVPTSKLMYSSDAHNIPELYYLGAKWGRIVLAQVLEGAIQDGDLTAKEAESVAMGILCDNARVLYGANGS
- a CDS encoding tetratricopeptide repeat protein, with translation MGSVKEKVAAQGRMINQLWQQASQLRGIGKYSEEITIRSQIVKLQPDSFLAWYWRGDTFSSLGQYEAAIASYDQGIKIKPNYLLAWFEKGKANHKLKRYDAVITAWKQALLIQATSEFEQQLVQTIIPKKIASVLLYDLKRYSEAIAFYNQVLEVDAKAASIWIDRGTAFYQLGRYEKAITDCDKAIQLDARNSLAWKQRGFALYRIGRYKHAIASFKKAAKYEPDDVEVAGLLTVLETSGESQGQLQTSQQRLVAVRTEISTAEEKLLLLRSKTQTATAQLESSQVQVHQSQQQLVALRGDIKSAQSQLESSQVKVRQSQQQLVALRGDIKSAQSQLESSQVKVRQSQQQLVALRSDIQSAQSQLESSQVKVRQSQQQLVALRGEIKTTQERLKSFKAERQSLEKKLVAVRGEIKTSQERLKASRREQQSFEQKLVAVRGEIKTSQERLEASRREQRSFEQKLVAVRGEIKTSQERLEASRREQRSFEQKLVAVRGEIKTSQERLEASRREQRSFEQKLVAVRGEIKTSQERLEASRREQRSFEQKLVAVRGEIKTLQKQRDTFRTEVQTSQERLVALRGEIRSLEENINVSQGKLRQLNDKKQVAAENLRVAEVQYCGLQEKLSELEVAISRIRGTQQASYEVKRCPLANKR
- a CDS encoding glutamine synthetase family protein encodes the protein MNNKILKTIDQLGIRFVRILWCDNANIIRGKAVHRKTLPDYLKHGVGISAAQQALPVMYDVPVPGSGLGPIGEIRLVPDWETLTSLPYAPGHARVFGDMVNNGSPWPYCPRNFLKRMVAEAESEGLQVVAAFENEFYLLQPTPEGILPVDNTVFASTLAMDQHQQVIDQIAEALVEQGMPVEQYYPECGPGQQEISILYTQALPAADQQIAFRETVKAIAFQHHLVASFLPKILADQAGNGCHLHLSLWRDGKNLLLNPEGDGGLSQVACQFIAGILQHLPALMALTTPSTNSYRRIRPHCWSGAFRCWGIDNREAAVRVPSNPDGGSPSNFELKTVDASSNPYLALGAVIAAGLDGIRNSLELGEAVAVDPGHLTELERSERGIELLPTTLGEAIGNLSADQLLLDALGVELAQAYLAVRKAEWEAMKDFELEEEVELLLERY
- a CDS encoding anhydro-N-acetylmuramic acid kinase; amino-acid sequence: MTRVIGLMSGTSVDGIDAALVEISGSDLDLKIELLAGATYGYPTELREKILAVCAGSPLSIAELAALDDAIAFQFAQAALAIGSGHPPAELIGSHGQTVYHRPLGVNGVREQPATETNLEPANLKPANLKPANLEPANLKPANLKPANLQPVTTLGYSLQLGRGEVIAEITGIKTISNFRVADIAAGGEGAPLVPKVDAYFLRSSTHNRCIQNIGGISNVTYLPVSEGNWLEQVYGWDTGPGNALLDLAVEYFTNGSKTYDYNGEWAASGTPCEALVEQWLAQEFFKIPPPKSTGRELFSLDYLNQCLVESEAYNLAPADFLATLTELTVASIVESYRNFLPHMPDEVLLCGGGASNLYLKQRLQIKLDSVPVLTTDQVGLSRDFKEAIAFAVLAHWRNLGIPGNLPQVTGASEAVCLGNLYSPRSQHQSS
- a CDS encoding RNA-guided endonuclease InsQ/TnpB family protein, whose protein sequence is MLTMEFKAILTEGQQEAVDEAIRTSKFVRNKVLRYWMDNKGIGKKELYRYNTQLRDEFGFVKDLNSHACQASVENVERAIKRFFDNCKKKIPGKKGYPKFKKYCRSVEYKQSGWKLSPDKKSIRFTDQKSIGKVKLKGTWDLWWFDHKLIKRVRIVKKADGYYVQFCIKVCRNEETESTGSVVGLDVGLKEFYTDSNGFSEPNPRFYRKSEKHLKFCQRRLSRKKKGSSNRNKARNRLSRAHLRISRQRKEHAKRLARCVIRSNDLVAYEDLRVKNLVKNHCLAKSINDAGWYQFREWLERFGQVFGKVTIAVNPAYTSQNCSQCGKVVKKSLSTRTHTCQCGCTLDRDHNAAKNILNRALSTVGHTETLSNAWGDLSSTLLGHGLVEQDNSMNQESPGL